A single genomic interval of Saccharospirillum mangrovi harbors:
- the tdh gene encoding L-threonine 3-dehydrogenase: MKALAKLKPETGIWMTDVPEPEVGHNDLLIKIRQTAICGTDVHIYNWDRWSQQTVPLGLVTGHEYVGEVVGMGQEVSGFSIGDRVSGEGHITCGYCRNCRAGRRHLCRNTQGVGVNRAGAFAEYLVIPAFNAFKLPDEVSDEMAAIFDPFGNAVHTALSFNLVGEDVLITGAGPIGMMAAAVAKHAGARHVVVTDVNDFRLGLAKKMGASRVVNVSQESLADVVKGLHMTEGFDVGLEMSGVPSAFRSMLDAMNHGGKIAMLGIPPDDMAIDWSKIIFKGLEVKGIYGREMFETWYKMASLIQSGLDLSPMITHRFKADEFEAGFETMRSGQSGKVLLDWTA; the protein is encoded by the coding sequence AGCCGGAAGTCGGTCATAACGATCTGTTGATCAAGATTCGTCAAACCGCCATCTGCGGCACCGACGTACACATTTATAACTGGGATCGCTGGTCGCAACAGACGGTGCCGCTGGGTCTGGTTACCGGGCACGAATACGTGGGCGAAGTGGTCGGCATGGGCCAGGAAGTGAGCGGTTTCAGCATTGGGGATCGCGTCAGCGGCGAAGGCCACATCACCTGTGGTTACTGCCGCAACTGCCGCGCCGGTCGCCGTCATCTGTGCCGCAACACCCAGGGCGTTGGCGTGAATCGCGCCGGTGCTTTTGCTGAATATCTGGTGATTCCGGCCTTCAACGCCTTTAAATTGCCCGATGAAGTCAGCGACGAAATGGCCGCCATTTTCGATCCGTTCGGCAACGCTGTGCACACCGCGCTGAGTTTCAATCTGGTCGGGGAAGATGTGTTGATCACCGGCGCTGGCCCGATCGGCATGATGGCCGCAGCGGTCGCCAAACACGCTGGCGCGCGCCACGTGGTGGTCACCGACGTAAACGATTTCCGCCTCGGTCTGGCGAAGAAAATGGGCGCCAGTCGCGTGGTGAACGTCAGTCAGGAATCGCTGGCGGATGTCGTTAAAGGTTTGCACATGACCGAAGGGTTTGACGTCGGTCTGGAAATGTCTGGTGTGCCGTCGGCGTTTCGTTCGATGCTCGATGCGATGAACCACGGCGGCAAGATTGCCATGCTCGGCATTCCGCCCGACGACATGGCCATCGACTGGAGCAAAATCATTTTCAAAGGTTTGGAAGTGAAGGGCATTTACGGTCGGGAAATGTTCGAGACGTGGTACAAGATGGCAAGCCTGATTCAGTCGGGTCTCGATCTGTCACCGATGATCACTCACCGTTTTAAAGCCGATGAATTTGAAGCCGGTTTTGAAACCATGCGCTCCGGTCAGTCGGGCAAGGTGTTGTTGGACTGGACGGCATGA